The Falco peregrinus isolate bFalPer1 chromosome 1, bFalPer1.pri, whole genome shotgun sequence genome has a window encoding:
- the NACC2 gene encoding nucleus accumbens-associated protein 2, translating to MSQMLHIEIPNFGNTVLGCLNEQRLLGLYCDVSIVVKGQAFKAHRAVLAASSLYFRDLFSGNSKNAFELPGTVPPACFQQILSFCYTGKLTMAASEQLVVMYTAGFLQIQHIVEKGTDLMFKVSSPHCDSQTTMIEDPSSEPQSPCNQLQSASAPYVMSPSMPIPLLTRVKHENLELQAAALSGLPGKRPLEPGTREGAGGGGPNTGPLKLSRVSYYGMPNLATLIPNVQQVQYSQGERTSPSASSIPTTDSPTSYHNEEDEEDDEAYDTMVEEQYGQMYIKSSGGYSVAQEKPEQIPLENRSCVLIRRDLVALPASLISQIGYRCHPKLYSEGDPGEKLELVAGSGVYITRGQLMNCHLCAGVKHKVLLRRLLATFFDRNTLANSCGTGIRSSTSDPSRKPLDSRVLNAVKLYCQNFAPSFKESEMNVIAADMCTNARRVRKRWLPKIKSMLPEGMEMYRTVMGSTTNSVPLDPEFQPNTAQVFEQRIYAERRSDSGTIVALRTNTVNVELSNGSNQSFEQSEDAEGAGSVIQEAAATDAMASDTQSTPQPFEQGSGSSSRPETPVRRQDGTYGGTL from the exons ATGTCGCAGATGTTGCACATAGAGATTCCCAACTTCGGGAACACCGTTCTGGGCTGCCTGAACGAGCAGCGGCTGCTGGGGCTGTACTGCGATGTCTCCATCGTGGTGAAGGGCCAAGCCTTCAAGGCACACCGGGCGGTCCTGGCCGCCAGCAGCCTCTACTTCCGAGACTTGTTCAGTGGGAACAGCAAAAACGCCTTTGAGCTGCCGGGTACCGTCCCCCCCGCTTGCTTCCAGCAGATCCTCTCCTTCTGCTACACCGGGAAGCTGACCATGGCGGCGAGCGAGCAGCTGGTGGTGATGTACACGGCGGGCTTCCTGCAGATCCAGCACATCGTGGAGAAAGGGACGGACTTGATGTTCAAGGTCAGCTCTCCCCACTGTGACTCTCAGACCACCATGATCGAAGACCCCAGCTCGGAGCCGCAGAGCCCCTGCAACCAGCTGCAGTCGGCCTCGGCGCCCTATGTCATGTCCCCCTCCATGCCCATCCCGCTCCTCACGCGTGTCAAACACGAGAacctggagctgcaggcagctgccctctCCGGCCTGCCCGGCAAGCGGCCCCTCGAGCCCGGCACCCGCGagggggctggcggcggcggccccaACACGGGACCCCTGAAGCTCTCCCGCGTCTCCTACTATGGGATGCCCAACCTGGCCACTCTCATCCCCAACGTCCAGCAGGTCCAGTACTCACAGGGGGAGCGGACGAGCCCCAGCGCCAGCAGCATTCCCACCACTGACAGCCCCACCTCCTACCACAATGAGGAGGACGAGGAGGACGACGAGGCATATGACACCATGGTGGAGGAGCAGTATGGGCAGATGTACATCAAATCCTCCGGAGGCTACTCTG ttgcTCAAGAGAAGCCAGAGCAGATCCCACTGGAGAACCGTTCCTGTGTCCTCATACGACGGGATCTAGTTGCTCTCCCAGCCAGTCTTATCAGTCAAATCGGATACCGTTGCCACCCAAAACTCTACTCGGAGGGAGATCCTGGAGAGAAACTTGAGCTTGTTGCAG GCTCAGGTGTTTACATCACCCGGGGGCAGCTGATGAATTGCCACCTCTGTGCCGGTGTCAAACACAAGGTCCTTCTGAGACGTCTTCTGGCCACCTTCTTTGATCG GAACACACTTGCCAACAGCTGCGGAACTGGAATCCGGTCCTCCACGAGCGATCCCAGCAGGAAGCCCCTGGACAGCAGGGTTCTTAATGCAGTCAAAT TGTATTGTCAGAATTTTGCCCCGAGCTTTAAGGAAAGCGAGATGAATGTTATAGCAGCCGATATGTGCACCAACGCCCGCCGGGTCCGCAAACGCTGGCTGCCGAAGATTAAGTCCATGCTGCCAGAAGGGATGGAGATGTACCGCACAGTCATGGGCTCCACCACAAACAGTGTCCCCCTGGATCCTGAATTCCAGCCCAACACTGCTCAGGTCTTTGAGCAGCGAATCTATGCAGAAAGGAGGAGCGATTCAGGAACTATAGTAGCCTTGAGAACTAACACGGTGAACGTAGAGCTAAGCAATGGATCCAACCAGTCCTTTGAACAGAGCGAGGATGCCGAAGGGGCTGGCTCTGTGATACAGGAGGCAGCTGCCACAGATGCTATGGCATCGGATACCCAAAGCACTCCGCAACCTTTTGAACAAGGTTCGGGTTCCTCCAGCCGGCCTGAAACTCCCGTGAGAAGACAAGATGGTACTTACGGAGGGACTTTATAA